The window AGGCTGTGCCAATGCAGACGGTCTCCCAAAAGTTGGGCATTGCATGATTAGCTGGGTTAACGGTGGCTTTAATGTAATAAATCCAATGTTCCAGCAACTATTTGTAGGGCTCATgaatatacaaatataaattCATAGTTTAGAAAAACAGGCCAAAGTCCTTCTTTCCCAAAACAAAATGTGAACATCATCTTGCATCATCTTTAAACTGCCAAAAAAAGTTCTCCTTCATTTAACCGTTACTTTAAGCTTATTGCCACATAAAATTACTGATAAATCTGAACCTGTAGTTCTGGTGCATTTCTAAaggcttttgccttttcttcacaTAGCATTTAtggttttatataaataaaattggTTCCTTTAGTTTTAGTAAAACAATTAGCAATTTCCAAATATGTCTTGGAATATCACTTACACTCCAGAAAATTAAGACTGAACTTGTTTACTCATACTCTCAGCTGTCTTTAAACTCTTTTCCATAAATAACATCTAtaaaaagagctattttaatTTGATCAACACTGACCATTTTACGGAAACTGATTGAGTCTCCATTTCCTTTAAGTGAACTTGTTACAAGACTAGTACATCAGTGTGCATTTCAATAGAAGTGCACATGCTGTTTACTTCTAATGGCTGTGTGAGTAAAACTCTCTCACTGGAACTAGTGGAGCTACTGTGGATGTCATATAATTCTTCATTATTAGTAAtatattaaatacagaaaaatagaaatattacaATGACTTGGAGGAAGAAATTCAGACCGATAAAGAATTATTAACTTGAATCACTTCTAGTTTTTCAGACCTGATCCTGAGAATATAGGCAGTTACAACTTTTggattctgttttctgaaataacatATACAGAGTGGTAGATGCCACAATAAAAGCTGTACGCTTAATTTTTCCTGTatgtttttagtttttttatacttttttcctacttcagTCCTAAAAGCTGTAGCACTTACAGCCTATTTGCCCCTTTCCCCATTAgtttcattttagttttctgtttctaactGATGTTTTCACTTTTTGACTGAACTAAGCAAAAGGAGGTATGTGCAAGCTTCATTTCAGAAGTGTgaggttgttgggttttggtcaTATAATACACTCTTGAGATCCCCTAACTTTTAGTCTTCtatcataattttctttgtggaaaatTATCCTTTATAATGTGCATGGCCCAGTTTTGTAAATACAACGATGGACTGTGGCTCAacttaagtgaaaaaaaattgctgttgagCTACTAGTGAAACATTCTATAGGCTAAAGcaatgcaagagaaaaacaataaaaatgtagaaTTGAAATTGTTACAGCAGTAATTCAAGGACCCATGAGAAAAACACCACAGAGAACAGGTATAAAATCCTGAGATAAAAAGCTGGAAGACAGAAACTCTGTAATAATGAGGATTGGCCTGTTCTAGGAGCAACAAAGCCTGATGCTTCGCCACATGACTGACCACAGGCAGCCAGGAGGGACTCCTGGGCTGatgaggaggggagaaaggtgGGAGGTGAGCATGTTGATACTCAGCCTAGTAGCCTGTTTGTCCCAGCCATTTCGTGTGCGCATTAGCCAATACATAGGATCCTTGCTATATACTCAAGTTGCACATGTACTGCTTTCAAGGCTCCATGAAAGATACCAAAGTATAAGTGCCCAACTAGAGAAAGcgttacaaaatattttgtctatATGAAAGTCTGCAGGTCATGATTAGCCATTTTCAGCTGCTACGTTCTAGTCCAGTGATTTAGTCATCCCGTAATACTTAGAACAGAATACATCACTCGACTGCAGTTTCTGAGGCAATGCATGTATTAGGAGACAACCCTTAGCACTGCACAGCATTAAATGGCAGAAGAAATGCGGAAGGGTGGTGTTTTCCTGGCATTTCTTACTAACATGGGTCTACTTTTAAAACCATTCTATCAGTCAGCCCATATTAGCTATCAACAGCTGGGACTGACATCCAGGAATCTTGCTATTCCATATGTCAGCTTAGGAACAGGTACATACACCTTTTGGTGCTAGTTAAGTTATTAGGACAATCATATCTAGCAAAGGTGTGGAGGAAACAAAAGGTGTCCGTCTGCGCCCTCCACCACAGCCTGCACGGCTGTGCCCGGCGTCACCCTGAGGCTCCGCACCTCGGCAGGGCCCTGAAGCCAAGTGCTTCAGTACTGCCGAGACGCTCTAGGcagctttcccttcccttccccggCTGCCGCCACCACGGCTGCCGAGGTCAGCCAGGCAAACCCGGCTCTGCAGCGACAGATGAAGCAGCAAGGCTGGAACCCGCACTACGGAGCGGGAAGCGCCACAGGCACGACCTGGCCTGCGAGGCcgaggggagcaggagagggcCGTAGCCCCGGACATGGCTGCCGGCAGCCATCCAGCCACAACGCTGGGCTCTGTGATGCTCCAGAGGCCTATCTCTCGTTATACTACACTGTGAGTAATTATGTATATTTAATCTGTTAAAAACTAGCCACGATAAGCGGGTGAGGCCCGGCGGCGCTGCCGTTGGGGAGCCGCGGCCAACTACAAGCCCCAGAAtgccgtgtgtgtgtgtgtggggggggggggggggggggggggggggcgggagccCGTGTATCGTTCGAACCTGCCAATGAGGGCGCGCGGGGCGCGATTTCAAACGTCCAGGCGGCATCGCTGCGCTGCTTCGCGCTCGGCGGCCCCGTGGAGGTGAGCGGGGCGGTgggggcggcagcggccgcTGGCTCGGCATCTCGGCGGCCACAGCCGCTCCCCCACGTCGCGGTGTCCGGAGGCCTTCCCCCGAGGCCCGGCTGCTGAGCTGCCTTGGCGATCGGCCTGAGCTCGCCTGAGGTGGGGCGGTGGGAGGTCGGCGGGCGGCTCCTCGCCCCTCGCGGGGCTCCGTGTGGCTTGTGAGCGGCTCCgccgctgggggggggggggggggggcgctccCCTCAGCTGCGGTGGGCCCTGCTGAGCTGCCCCGTGAGGGACCAGTCCCGGTAGGCCCGTGCTCGGCGTTAATCCCTTCGGTGTGAGGTACTGCTCCTCCTATCGGTACAGCCTGAGCGGGTTGTGCTGAGGTAGGGACGAGACTATCTTCGCTTACAGGAAGCTCGTATTTATTTGATGGGTTTGTGTCCACAAGCAAAAGGCGCTGTCCTGAGCACAGCACGCGTTTCCTCTGCGGAGCAGAGATGTGCTGAGTCTCGGTTATGCCAGTCTCGAATTAGTGctataaaaagtatttttagccTGCGGGGTGGCAGTGTTCTGCTGCAACTGTCTAGCTGTGCTGCCCGTTGCAGCTGTATCCTTACAAGGAGTTTAGTTGCTGAACACAGAGTTTGCATTAAGGAATTTCAGAAATCCTAGGCATTATGGCTGTATTTAAAGGCTTTGTACAGAGGTGGCAACACTTAACTATGTATATGTCTCAGATAATTTGATAGCACGTTTCAAGAGAGGATGGTGAGATGTGTGACATCCCATAAACCATGTTTGTGTGGCTGTCCCAAAACATAAGAGGCTTCAAAGGGAATGTTTACCTTCTTGCTAATTTGGCAGTATCATAAAATTCTGTGACcttattgttggttttttttttccaaacctgcTGCATAgctaattttgtattttccagaCAGtatggaggaaggaaaagaaatggcagcACATTGCTCAAGTCATGCGATTGAAGAAAAACTGGATATTGACATGAGCCATGGTAGGTGGAGAACGTGTTGAGATAGTCACCACCTGATGTATCCCTTATTAAAAGTTAAGACAGTTTGGATCAGTAGACCTCCTGTATCTGCTTCATATCTTGTGCTGTGTACTTGTTTCCTTGCACGGGCTACTGTTGCCAGCTTCAGACTTACAAGCCTCCTCAAAAAGCTTGTGGAGGACTGGTGCTAGAGCATGTGTAGTAGTGACATGATGTTATCAACCTCTCTTCTATATATCTGATCTGAGCTCCTCCCTTTTCCTTATCTGTCTGCTGCAGATTCAGTTAATATTTAGTGTATGTGTTAACTaccagaaaaattaatctggCTCCTGTTACTGTCCTGTAGCGGTCTGAACTGGAAAAGAACTGACTGATAGGACAACTGTCATATAGCTCTAGATTATATATTCTCACTTTTCTTGATTGGAGGCTGCTGATACCCTTCCCACAGCCAGATCCCATGTTCCTGTTATGGATGCTTAGAAATTAGCATTGAGATCTTTCATGATATTTGTGTATCTATCAGAATTATCATCATATTTGCAGCTGCACCTGCAATTTCTTTGACATAAAACAtgggtttattattttaattatttaaacttGGTAGCTAAAACTTCTTTGCTATCTGACATCAGCTTTACCAAATTGTCAAAGCATAATGCaatcatttttattgcaaatcCCCACTGTGACAAAATCCTTGTTGTTATAGTTTCAGACTTTCCTCTTCTGACTGATGAAAAGTTTGATTTTGACCTTTCACTCTCTCCAGGAAGGTAAGTGAAGGGGCTACAGGTAAATATACCTTTAAAATGGACACACGTAAGGTGCTGAGCtgacttatttttattcatagtGGAAATGAAGATGAAGTTTTTGTTGGACCTTTgagacacaaagaaaaatgtattgctGTCAATATTGAAGAAAAGCAACACGCTGAAAAAAAGAGTGCACTTTCTTCTGATGATAAACTCCTGTGGAGCCCACTTACAGGAGAGAAATTTGTGGAAATCTTCAAAGAAGCTCATTTGTTAGCACTGCAAATAGAGACTGGAAACAAGAATGAACAGACTAAGATAAGCCAATCAGAAGAACGGGAAAACAAGATTATAGAAAAATTTGTGGAGGACTCAAagtcaaaattgaaaatactgAGAAACCAAAATATAGAGAAAAGTCCCAGGGCTGTTAAAAGGGAGACATACTGTGTGTGGGATAGCCCAGCATGTCAGCTGCCACCTTGTTTTCAGAAGGAATCGGATAAGCTTTTGTCAGATGACAAAACACATGCTTTTCATACTCCTCCAAACAGAAGCCCTGTTAAAATTTGTGTACCTCCTACAAAAATTGCCAGTTCTCCTCTGACACAAGAACAgaacactgaagaaagaaatatgaagaCAACTGGCAAACTGCCAATGGCAAAACCTTCATCCACTTTTGGAAAAAGCGAATTGTTGACTATTGAAAAGGTAAAGACAGCTTATgggcaatgttttctttaaacatggtttttgtgtgttttagGAATGTTTAAACTGTctagaagcttttatttttaaaagtaaactttaattttctgatgtttctcTACCTCAGGAGATCCTTAGGCAGGAAACATTATTatatataagaaagaaaagtcagggTAGATACTATGGTATAGTAGCCAACTAATTTATCTATTATGACATTGTAGAGCATCTGCAGGcaagtttcttttccattgtATTCTGGTTTTATGAATACCATCATTCCTGGCTTCTGTTTAAACACTGTTTTGTTGCTGGTAAGATTACTGCACTGTTCTTGATGACTTAATGTGCAAAAATGGCTTTGGTGACTGTTAACCCTTGTCAATtgaggtgtgtgggggggaacctcacaattattttaataggaCAAGAAAATCTTTTAGCTCTGATTCTGTCCACAACTTGTCTCAATCATGAAAAGCACTGATTAATGAGATTACATTTAGGATGTGGCTATATGAACAACTGAAAATGTATTCTAGGATAGCAAGGAAACAGTTGTGTTGATGACCTTGTGTGCATAAATCCCAGTCTCTAGATAGAGCAATAAAGTCCAGAAGATATTCTACACCTTATGGCTTAGACTCCAGTATGTACTGcagattttactgaaaatgtgaTACTGGCTCCTTGAGAACCATCACCTATAGAAAATAGGGAATCCTTTGATTCCTTTGTGGTATAAGTCTCTTCTTGATTTGGggtgctaaaagaaaaaagcacagtcTTAATGCTTTAAGTAGCCAAATTGTACCCCACTGTTTAAATAGTTTAAACACTGTTTAAATGTTTGGATGATGCAGTCTGTTGTAATGTCTCATCTTTTGGAAAACTAGAGTAAAGCAGAAGAGTATGAATTAAATGGAGATCTCGCAGCTGTAAGGAACAGCTGTTAACTGTATGTAGGTGAACATGATTATAAGAAATTTGTGCTGTTGAATTGTTGTTGCAGAACTGTCTTTAGGTTGATGTCCAATATCTGGGTTCAAGTATGTTCTAGTACTTAGCAAATACACTCACTAGACTAACTTTAAACTATATTAACCTAAAGACTAAGGACTTGATTAGGTTCAAAGGCTTCATTGACTCTTatcttttgtttcttaacaAAATCAATTTGTGTAAAAAGCTTATAGTGGTTTCTAGAAACACTAgtacctttttaaaatgttgcgTTGAAATTTGCAGCCCAACCTAGGAAAACATACCAGTATTTCTACAAATAGAGACTTGAACAGCATGGGATCATCTGAAGATACTTCTGATAAATCTAGTGCTGCTTCAGATGTCTTTGAGTCTTCGTTCAGTGGCAGTTCCTCAGTGCAAGATAAAAAAGCCCTTCCTGCACCAAGTAAGGTAATGGCAAGCATtcttaatatgaaaataatttttgtgatctgataaaaagaaaaaaactgaataTAGTTTACTTTATAATTTAAAGCTATATTGCTGTGTATAATGGTTTTAAGGAAGAGTAGTGTCTGTTCTGTAATTGCCGTTCTTGAATGTGTGTTCTAAGTCTATAACACAATGAACATACTTAAGAGCAACTATGTATGTGTTGGATTAACAAGCATTACTTTTGTAAAACTCTAGCTGCAGGGAAGTAATCAGCAATTTTATGCAAGAAACAAAGTTTTTTGATGTGTGTAGTTAACTATACAACATGAAAATGTTGCCCTAACTTCTATGAAGGTAGACTACCTATAGCTGTCAGGAGTTGTTTTGAAGCTTTAGACACCTACTTCCATGCTGTGTGCCAGTTCACTGggtcacagaatggttgatgttgggagggacctctggagggcatctggtccaactgcctgctcaagcaggaccaCCTAGTGTTAGTTGCTCAGAACCATGGCCAGatggcttttaaatatctctaaGAATGGAGACTTGACAACCCCTccaggcaacctgtgccagtgttcagTGACTCTTGCAgtaaaaaaagtggtttttgatgttcagagggaacctcctgtgtgtcagtctgtgcccattgcctctggtcctgtcactgggcaccaatGGACACTGTCAGATATTTGTATATATTGATGAAATCCACCTTGAGcattctcttctctaggctgaacagtcccagctctctaAACCTTTTATCAGAtgggagatgctccagtcccttaatcatcttcatggccctttaGGCTCTTCCAGTAGCTCCAAATTgctcttgtactggggagcctgGAACTGGACACAGATCTTCAGGTGTGGCCTCCCCAGTggtgagcagaggggaaggatcacctcccttgtcctgctggcaacattcctcctaatgcagcccaggataccttTAGCATCCTTTGCTGCAAGGacacgttgctggctcatgttcaacttgtccaccagctttccttttctgcaaagctgctttccagctaaTCAGTGCCTGGCATATACTGGTGCCTGGAGTTActccttttattctttaatcCATTTAAGTCTATACTCAAGTTTGTGGCAGGAGTAAAAATAACAGTCCACCTACTAGATCTGATGTTCTAGTTCTCTGTAATAATGCAGATATAATAAACTGTTTCTaagaaaattcactttttaaacTGTACTCTAAGGAAGGAACTTCTCTAAAATTCACAAATAGAAAGCTATAATACCAAGAAAAAGCACACCACAATAGCGTGTTAAAtagttgtgttttttcttttgattaacTAAATTTTCTGATTCAGCCTGGCTTAAAGAAGATAACACATCTGAAACTTCCTGGTGTTGCCAGTGGTGTCACAAGAAAGACTACTTCATCTTCTTCATCATCAATTTCCAGCATGAACTCAAGTCTGAACTCAAGTTTACCCATTTCTCCCATAGGAAAAAATGGTAATCGTTCTTACTACAGATTTGTGCCACAAATCAATTTTGAAGTAGCTAAGCATGTCTGGGACTGTGCGTTTGGATATGTTTTAGTGGTGTCCACTACTACAAGCAGTAATAAAGGTTTTGAGTGGAGAATAAAATTTTGTAGGCTAGCCCAATAAATCCCTGTGGACTAATGATAAATCTTACACCTCTGTCGTTTGTAAAAACCAGATTCATGTAAGCCTGATGCCTACATGAGAGGGCCTGACACAGCTAGAAAGTAAGCAATGCCTCAGGAaacctgtttgggtttttttttgtacatgATCATCTCTATTATAGCCAAGTACGTAAGCTTCTGAATGATGTAAGCTTGGctaacttaaaaaacccccaacaaccaaacaaaaaaaaggtggaagGCCTAGTTCCAAGTTTCTGTAAGTCTGAAAAGGATGAGCTTTATtcaagcagataaaaaaaaaaaactctggGGAGATAACTGAATACAACCAAGAGGCTTATACTGTAATGTATTATCTATTATACTATTATAAGGCATCAATTTAACCCTTCCAGTAAGCCTCAAAGTATCAGGAAAATGGTCTTCTAAAAATACTGACAGACGTAAGCACCACCGTTCTTGTAGATCTATCAAGATACCAAGTTactgcaaatttttatttttctactttgtttcTGGGTGGATAATAACATATCAGTAAAAGTTAAAGCTTAATAAGAATTACTTTATATGACAGAAGTGTCTAGTCAAGATTCATCCTATTAATGAAAGTAACCTACGGACTGAAAGTAAGAACCTtagagaaaactgagaaaagcaCTTTGGGGTAGTTCAACCTGTGGTGTTAATCAGTGTAACTTGAACTGTTACCTTCTTAATGCCTGCTTAAGGAACAGCCAACTATGCTGggagaaaatgtggaaaatgtaACTTGAATCTGCAAGCTGTTTTTTTGGCATTCCTCGAAGAATATTCTTTGAGTTGATTGCAGTAATTCAGGAATTTGGTGAGGAGACTTTCTAAAACAAAACTACTGGAGAATTCAGGGAGTAAGTTTTAGTGGTTGTAAGCATTCTCCTTAAACTTGAGTTGCtcaaacatatatttaaatgctgtaaattgctcattttctttcctgtgagagcaTAATTATTCTGCTTAGTCAAGAAATTACCAATAAGTGATGATTCAGAAGTATAATTTAACTTTCTATTTCAGGAAAATCAAGCATGTCTTCAAAAGCTAGCGTGAGTGGGTCTAAGCTTTCATCTAGTACAAGCAGGCTCGCCTTTGTCAGACCTACCAGTGTGTCATCTCTGCAGGCTGCCAATGCTGAGAAatccagaaagcaagcaagatCAGCTAGTACTCCCAAAATACCTGGTGTTGCAAGCCTGGCTAAGTCTTCAGCTTCTGCAACATCATCTGAGGCTGTAGGTAGTGGAATTCAGAGGCTGAGCTCTGTTCCCAATCTGCAGAAGCTATGTCAGCAGAATAAAGATGGAAGTGCGACAAGAGGAAACCTGTGTCCAAAGCCCAGGGCTAGAGTTTTGTCTGTTCCTACAAGTCAAACTAAGGTTCCAGTGAAGACTGGAGGTAAGCATGTACTTGTCTTCTAGCTTGGCTATTAAAAGCCAATGGTACCTTGAATGCTTGTTATCTGTTTCATTACACTTCTGTCCGCCTCTTGGAAGGAATTAGTATTTTAACTGAAAGGTATCTGTGTGGATAGCAATTAACAAATCTTTTCTCTTTAGATACACCACCAAACAAATCGGCACCAAAAGCGACACCATCTCTTGGATTAACATTTTATGGCACACCTAGAAGGTAGGGCTTAACTGAAAACTGAATGTGCTGAGGCATACTTCTAAGAATGCAACATGGCTGGGTGTTGCAACAGTCTTTAGAAGTTCTAACTTCATTGACTGCCCTCCAGGTTGGCTGTGTTAATGCCTATTGGAACTGAtttaagaaaaaccaaacaccaccacctCTTCAGAAGAAGAGGGTTTTCTTTGCAGTGCTAAATCGTCATTAATAAAAGTATTCTTATGAAGTAAAGCCCTTGCTATGCTGTGATTATCAACTTCATGATGATTACTGTTTCCTTACTGACCAAAGGGAAACTGATTTCTATTGGTTTGCAGAATAGCTTGAATAAAACTGTTTCTAGATGCTTTTGGCTAatgcctgtttgttttttagtgCCATAGCAGTCAGCACTCCTGTGAAAGCCTCAGAAGATGGGATCTTTCAGaattcttgttttcctgaaaggTCTGTCTCCATGACTCCTGCCAGTCTGAAACGGTCTGGTTTACCTACACCTGTTCGTCGTATATCAGGACTTCCAGTAGCGACTCCTAAAACTGCACCAAGAATGGCATTTTCTCCATGTGCTGCATCTTTTTGCCAAAGTTCCAGCTTTTCTACCAAAAAGACTCTTACAGCTGGGTAAGACAGAAACCTCCATATATGAAATGAGTATTGTAGGCATGCTGCCTctaaatgaattttaatgatGACTTTCAGGTTTCAAGGACCTCTGCTAAATGTTAAAGTGTTTGAGCATAGATGCTGTATAAGCCTAATACAGATTTATATCTTGTGACTAGTAAAATACGATAGGCCTTACTGAGATGAGTCAATATCTAacattaaagaattaaaatctcTAATAGGaagttatttctatttcttgatCTAGCAGACAACTTCAGACTTCTGTCTGATGCTCtgactgaaaacagatttgacGTTGGCGTTATTTTGCTGTTGCCTTCTGATGAAGGGAAGTAGCTGGTTAAAATGCATATTACGCTAACTTTGTTTTATACTGTTGCCAACGCTTCTGTAAAATTATACTTTGTTAAAGCATCAGTCATAAAGCCAAGGATTTAGTTGACTGAACTTTAGTTTCTGAGCGGGTTTACCTATGTTTCACTTGAAATAATTGCTTGCAGAATGGATGAATCCTACAgtgttgttttctgtgaaaataattacaatgtTGCTGCCTTCATATTGTCAGCCCAACATCTCACAAGtgccatatatatatgtatgcaggCTTGGTTCATGGTTGGTGGAGGTGAACAGTATTAAAGCAGGAATGATTCATGGCTAGAAAACTCTTCCTGTATGTCATGTTACTTAGGCTACGTGTCCAAAACAGTCTTTTCTCTCaaggaaacaattattttctacaATGATTTTATCATATTAATCAGATTACTGATTACAGATACTCCTGGTCCTCCAACTGGTGTCAGTACTTCCTGTCAGCAGGTACTGAAGTGGGTTTGCTCAGTGGTATGCAATATCTGTAGTTTGCTAGTTGTTTCTTCAAAGTCTAAAATACCCAAATCCCATGTGTGAAGTTAAGTTTATGTAAATTTAAGACTAAATTCTTCATCATTCTGAAGTCATTAGCTCTTTTTTGCATGAGTAGGCTATAAATTTATTGcagcatgaaatattttatattttgcaggTAACTAGCATACTTTTAGATGAAAGTATGGGAAATCCTTTTGTAATTAAAACTTGGggtaaaaaaggagaaaatgagattaGGGCATTGGCTTGTCTGTCTTTAGAAGTTCATGCTAATTAAAGAACTCAGTTATTGCCAATGCTCTTTTCCCTAGTTCTAAACAGACAAAAGAGACTAAGACACAGATGTCATCTTCAGAAGATGATATATCTCCTCCACCTGTGCTACCTCTTGCACTTAACTTCTCACCAGAAAAAACTGCTACAGAAGTAGTAGAAAATGAATTAAGAGATGAAGTACAGAGTCAGCTGgctgaagagaaacaaacagaggtaaaaaatgaaatacatttttctacaGAACTACTAAATAAActgcttgaaaataaattatttcaagaggAAGGATGAAAACCGCTTCAGTACACACAAAGTTAAAAATGGATTAACTCTAAGCCCGTGCACCCTCTAGTGCCTATTTTTAGCACTGAACATCTATCCAGTGTTTCCACTAAGTCTGTTCCCATCTCAAAGCAGAATGGTCAAATACTTGTGGATTTCATACTAAACTTCCATTTCTGGATAAGTGCTGTGAAATCCCTGTGGATTTGATCGGAAAAGCAGTGTCACAGGGTGGTTCCTGCCTTTATTGCAGCCATATGCCcttttgagaaaggaaaaaaaaaaatgaactgctgTAGCTAAACTCAATCACCTAACAGCAGTGCAAATCCACATACAATGAGTGAGAATTAAACCCCAAAGCCCATGTAGCAGTAAACTTAGTTAAGTGTCAGGTACTTAGTCCAGTGAAcaattcccccccacccccccaccccccaagaaTCTACTGATTTTATGCTTAAAGCTGGCACTCCACAGGCATTTAGGAAAAATGACTGAACTGGTAGTTCCGAAACATTAACCTGTTAAAGTGGCTATTGATTTACAAATATTCAGGTGTAGAATAATctgtaaattaattatttgatGTTATTGCATCAGTATCATTAAGTATCAAGCTTACTTGATGACACTAAGTATCTGTTATAGAATTGCTTAGCACATGTGTAGAGTAGTTAAACTGGACAAAAGCATAACTGAAGTTTGGAGCTCTACAGAATAGTTTATATGGATAAATACCATTGCACAATAATTGTAATCAAGTCATCTAAATATTAAGAGAGGTATAACTCTTCTATTTGAAATTCAGCTTAACTCTGCTTTTAAGTCAATTGCTTTGTGCCCCAAGgagctttcttgctttttctcacTGCATTTTCCCTATTTGTGATGCTAGCCATTGGCAGACCAAGAGCTGAGATTTTTACACCCTGTGCAAACAAACCTGCATGAAAAATACCCAGTCTATAAATTAAGCCTGTCCTGTGATTATTGCAGCTGTATAAGCTAAATTGACTGCCTAAGTATTTATGAAGGAAGCATAGAGAACAGAGGGGAAAACCTGaactatcttctttttttttttttttttaaggccttACTGGTAGATATTGGAGTAGACAAATCTCTCCTACACGCTTTGGAATGTGAAAGTAGACCTCTGATTGACCTTTCCAATACTCCCGAAGTGAATAAGATTATTCCTCTAAAGCCTACATTCTCAGGGCAGGTAAAGGTAAGTTTTATATTCAAGTGCAAATATGCTAGCAAGAAAATGTCAACTCGCTGCATAATTTGTCTGCCTAATACTGTaagaattatttaatattagCTCAATATGTTCAATACAATACTACACACTAAGGTGCTTTTAAGTAAAGAGAACATAATGTTTAAAATCAAACAATGTGCCCTAAACTAGAGCTCAGTGAGCAATCTGCAAataggaaaaggaggaggatggagaaagAGCATAATGCTTAAAGCAGTTAAAGAATGAAAGTGTTCTGAAGCAGGAAGTGAATGCTGCCTTCAGTAGTATAGGCAtgctgtttttctatttttgtacattttcagTTCTTGG of the Grus americana isolate bGruAme1 chromosome 1, bGruAme1.mat, whole genome shotgun sequence genome contains:
- the GTSE1 gene encoding G2 and S phase-expressed protein 1 isoform X1, with protein sequence MAAGSHPATTLGSVMLQRPISRYTTLMEEGKEMAAHCSSHAIEEKLDIDMSHVSDFPLLTDEKFDFDLSLSPGSGNEDEVFVGPLRHKEKCIAVNIEEKQHAEKKSALSSDDKLLWSPLTGEKFVEIFKEAHLLALQIETGNKNEQTKISQSEERENKIIEKFVEDSKSKLKILRNQNIEKSPRAVKRETYCVWDSPACQLPPCFQKESDKLLSDDKTHAFHTPPNRSPVKICVPPTKIASSPLTQEQNTEERNMKTTGKLPMAKPSSTFGKSELLTIEKPNLGKHTSISTNRDLNSMGSSEDTSDKSSAASDVFESSFSGSSSVQDKKALPAPSKPGLKKITHLKLPGVASGVTRKTTSSSSSSISSMNSSLNSSLPISPIGKNGKSSMSSKASVSGSKLSSSTSRLAFVRPTSVSSLQAANAEKSRKQARSASTPKIPGVASLAKSSASATSSEAVGSGIQRLSSVPNLQKLCQQNKDGSATRGNLCPKPRARVLSVPTSQTKVPVKTGDTPPNKSAPKATPSLGLTFYGTPRSAIAVSTPVKASEDGIFQNSCFPERSVSMTPASLKRSGLPTPVRRISGLPVATPKTAPRMAFSPCAASFCQSSSFSTKKTLTAGSKQTKETKTQMSSSEDDISPPPVLPLALNFSPEKTATEVVENELRDEVQSQLAEEKQTEALLVDIGVDKSLLHALECESRPLIDLSNTPEVNKIIPLKPTFSGQVKLIDLSSPLITLSPDINKENLDSPLLKF
- the GTSE1 gene encoding G2 and S phase-expressed protein 1 isoform X2 codes for the protein MEEGKEMAAHCSSHAIEEKLDIDMSHVSDFPLLTDEKFDFDLSLSPGSGNEDEVFVGPLRHKEKCIAVNIEEKQHAEKKSALSSDDKLLWSPLTGEKFVEIFKEAHLLALQIETGNKNEQTKISQSEERENKIIEKFVEDSKSKLKILRNQNIEKSPRAVKRETYCVWDSPACQLPPCFQKESDKLLSDDKTHAFHTPPNRSPVKICVPPTKIASSPLTQEQNTEERNMKTTGKLPMAKPSSTFGKSELLTIEKPNLGKHTSISTNRDLNSMGSSEDTSDKSSAASDVFESSFSGSSSVQDKKALPAPSKPGLKKITHLKLPGVASGVTRKTTSSSSSSISSMNSSLNSSLPISPIGKNGKSSMSSKASVSGSKLSSSTSRLAFVRPTSVSSLQAANAEKSRKQARSASTPKIPGVASLAKSSASATSSEAVGSGIQRLSSVPNLQKLCQQNKDGSATRGNLCPKPRARVLSVPTSQTKVPVKTGDTPPNKSAPKATPSLGLTFYGTPRSAIAVSTPVKASEDGIFQNSCFPERSVSMTPASLKRSGLPTPVRRISGLPVATPKTAPRMAFSPCAASFCQSSSFSTKKTLTAGSKQTKETKTQMSSSEDDISPPPVLPLALNFSPEKTATEVVENELRDEVQSQLAEEKQTEALLVDIGVDKSLLHALECESRPLIDLSNTPEVNKIIPLKPTFSGQVKLIDLSSPLITLSPDINKENLDSPLLKF